In Campylobacter vulpis, a genomic segment contains:
- the hemC gene encoding hydroxymethylbilane synthase produces the protein MKKLIIATRKSPLALWQSEFIADILRKTHGIEVCLEGFSTKGDILLDSPLAKIGGKGLFTKELENAMLENKAHLAVHSLKDVPSFLPQGLVLAALSVREDDTDALLSELYENLNALPQNAKVGTTSLRRKMQLLSLRPDLQIINLRGNINSRLEKLKKGEFDAIILASAGVKRLGLEKELKFIYQFSKDELVPAATQGILGIQSKDNSEILTLLACLNDEKSLIESKIERDFIRTLEGGCQVPIGINAELMGEQITVRSILGLPNGKEILRDKRIILKKNYQNFGENLALEFIKKGAKELLKRAEAML, from the coding sequence ATGAAAAAGCTCATTATAGCGACAAGAAAAAGTCCCCTAGCCTTATGGCAGAGTGAATTTATAGCAGACATTTTACGCAAAACGCACGGCATAGAAGTGTGCTTAGAGGGCTTTAGCACCAAAGGCGACATTTTGCTTGATAGCCCCTTAGCCAAAATAGGCGGTAAAGGACTCTTTACAAAAGAGCTTGAAAATGCTATGTTGGAAAATAAAGCGCATTTAGCCGTGCATAGCTTAAAAGATGTGCCTAGCTTCTTACCGCAAGGCTTAGTTTTAGCCGCACTTAGCGTAAGAGAAGATGATACAGACGCACTTTTAAGTGAGCTTTATGAAAACCTAAACGCCCTACCGCAAAATGCTAAAGTCGGCACGACAAGCTTAAGGCGTAAAATGCAGCTTCTATCCTTGCGTCCTGATTTGCAAATCATAAATTTGAGAGGAAATATCAACTCCCGTCTCGAAAAGCTTAAAAAAGGCGAATTTGACGCTATCATTTTAGCAAGTGCGGGGGTAAAAAGGCTAGGACTTGAAAAAGAGCTTAAATTTATTTATCAATTTAGCAAAGATGAGCTTGTCCCAGCCGCTACGCAAGGAATTTTAGGCATACAAAGCAAAGATAATAGCGAAATTTTAACCTTACTTGCGTGTTTAAATGATGAAAAATCCCTCATTGAAAGCAAGATAGAAAGGGATTTTATCCGCACTTTAGAGGGGGGGTGTCAAGTGCCTATTGGTATTAATGCGGAGTTAATGGGAGAGCAAATCACCGTGCGTTCTATCTTAGGGCTTCCTAATGGCAAAGAAATCTTAAGGGATAAAAGAATTATTTTGAAGAAAAATTATCAAAATTTTGGAGAAAATTTAGCACTTGAATTTATCAAAAAAGGTGCTAAAGAGCTTTTAAAAAGAGCGGAGGCTATGCTGTGA
- the yedE gene encoding selenium metabolism membrane protein YedE/FdhT, with translation MHSFKQKYLVNFWDTLKAMIALAIIASIYFGFFGTGWQVTGEMTRWGGEFLELFGLDTSQYSYYNMTNLSGNPLTRYEGLVLIGMFLGALIAAFLANKVKFRLPASGIRITQAIIGGLLSGFGARLAFGCNLLDFFTGLPYFSLHTWEFAIFMVLGIFVATKVGKLKIFMPKTTLEKCGVKGKGITHDKNRANRHFKYGLVLFIITLMWLIYLFSTTEPFALKVKSSFLPLGLIFGLIFGFVISRAQVCFTSCFRDLFLFGRDNAAKGAYYGMIIATFIVFILMLNDYSAFVRNISLAVAIGAFLFGFGIVFAGGCECGWTYRAAEGQVHFMIVGVANFAGTAILALVYDKIPAWIKEGPKIQLINELGALPALALNVGFLLLSLALIFAYKRHFFAKRRA, from the coding sequence CTGCATTCTTTCAAACAAAAATATCTTGTTAATTTTTGGGATACTTTAAAGGCTATGATTGCACTTGCGATTATTGCTTCGATTTATTTTGGATTTTTTGGCACAGGTTGGCAGGTAACTGGTGAGATGACTCGCTGGGGTGGGGAATTTTTGGAGCTTTTTGGACTTGATACTAGTCAATATAGCTATTATAATATGACAAATTTATCGGGCAACCCTCTCACTCGCTATGAAGGACTTGTGCTTATTGGTATGTTTTTGGGTGCGTTAATTGCTGCTTTTTTGGCTAATAAGGTCAAATTTCGTCTCCCTGCATCTGGTATTCGTATAACTCAAGCTATTATCGGCGGTCTTTTGTCAGGTTTTGGGGCAAGACTTGCTTTTGGGTGTAATTTGCTTGATTTTTTTACCGGACTTCCCTATTTTTCTTTGCATACTTGGGAATTTGCTATTTTTATGGTCCTTGGAATATTTGTCGCCACAAAGGTGGGGAAACTTAAAATTTTTATGCCAAAAACTACCCTTGAAAAATGTGGCGTTAAGGGTAAAGGAATCACGCACGATAAAAATCGTGCAAACCGCCATTTTAAGTATGGTTTAGTGCTTTTTATCATTACGCTTATGTGGCTTATTTATCTTTTTAGCACAACAGAACCCTTTGCTTTAAAAGTTAAATCTAGTTTTTTGCCTTTGGGACTTATTTTTGGACTTATTTTTGGTTTTGTGATTTCTAGGGCACAAGTATGTTTTACATCGTGTTTTCGCGATTTATTTTTATTTGGCAGGGATAATGCTGCAAAAGGGGCGTATTATGGTATGATTATCGCTACATTTATTGTATTTATTCTTATGTTAAATGATTACAGCGCCTTTGTTAGAAATATTTCGTTAGCCGTGGCTATCGGTGCTTTTTTGTTTGGATTTGGCATTGTTTTTGCGGGTGGTTGTGAGTGCGGCTGGACTTATAGGGCGGCGGAGGGACAGGTGCATTTTATGATAGTTGGTGTGGCAAATTTTGCTGGAACTGCCATTTTAGCACTAGTTTATGATAAAATTCCAGCTTGGATTAAAGAGGGTCCTAAAATTCAGCTTATAAATGAACTTGGTGCTTTACCAGCCCTTGCTTTAAATGTCGGTTTTTTACTTCTTTCGCTTGCCTTAATTTTTGCTTATAAAAGACACTTTTTTGCAAAAAGGAGGGCTTAA
- a CDS encoding FlaG family protein — MEISKAMTQQQMDLTSSMKSQNSSTANAPKIEADNKTNTQGEQGKQSFAEQLQELSTKLNGQMEALGTNVRFGYNDKINSMYLSVTERTTGKEIRQIPSEEAMRLAEHFKEVVGMIFDKES; from the coding sequence ATGGAAATATCGAAGGCAATGACTCAGCAGCAAATGGACCTGACTTCAAGTATGAAAAGTCAAAATTCCAGCACTGCAAACGCCCCTAAAATCGAGGCGGATAACAAGACAAATACGCAAGGTGAGCAAGGAAAGCAAAGCTTTGCAGAGCAGTTGCAAGAGCTTTCTACGAAGCTTAATGGGCAAATGGAAGCCCTAGGCACAAATGTGCGTTTTGGCTATAACGATAAGATAAATTCAATGTATCTTAGCGTTACGGAAAGGACCACAGGCAAAGAGATACGCCAAATCCCAAGCGAAGAGGCGATGCGACTAGCCGAGCACTTTAAAGAAGTGGTTGGTATGATATTCGATAAGGAGAGTTAA
- a CDS encoding menaquinone biosynthesis decarboxylase — protein sequence MRRFIELLRQNELLKIIDEPLDVELEIPHIAYIEAKKFEEGKALLFTQPIRDKKAYKYPVLMNTFCNKKALNLALTRDYEEVANEISQLTKLHIPTSLKAKFDFFTKLSKLRFAPPKRFKKEKALYHYEIVSSLEDLPILKTWSLDAAPFITMGQVYTQSLDKSQNNLGMYRLQVSGKNELLMHWQIHKDGALFYNEYKKAGLSKMPVSIAIGGDPLYIWCGQAPLPKGIFELLLYGFIKKQNARLTPCENGIFVPYDSDFVIEGYVDLENFKLEGPFGDHTGFYTPPELFPVMKVDKIYAKKDAVYQATVVGKPPLEDRVMGLGTERIFLPLLQTTTPDLIDYKMPENGVFHNLILAKIHTHYPAHAQQIMHALWGVGQMSFVKHALFVDKDAPNLEDYESLIPYILNRFDVNKIYISQGICDQLDHASPNACFGGKAALDATCHFKAEELEILSDEMLKSLFEKELQIHALKQFYTECKSPIVCILLDKKEKIEESFTKLLKYKKHFRICVFLDKENHLENPYMLVWRVVNNLDAQRDIFIQNERVGLNATAKNEFEDYQRKWPKQTDCSQKVVENLILRNIIEEDTKLFKQFEIFG from the coding sequence GTGAGACGCTTTATAGAACTTTTAAGACAAAATGAGTTATTGAAAATCATTGATGAGCCTTTAGATGTGGAGCTTGAAATCCCCCACATCGCTTACATCGAGGCGAAAAAATTTGAAGAGGGAAAGGCGCTACTTTTCACCCAGCCCATAAGAGACAAAAAAGCCTATAAATATCCTGTTTTGATGAATACTTTTTGCAATAAAAAGGCTTTAAATTTAGCCCTAACGCGTGATTATGAAGAAGTAGCAAATGAGATTTCACAGCTAACTAAGCTTCATATCCCCACGAGCTTAAAAGCTAAATTTGACTTTTTTACCAAACTTTCAAAATTGCGTTTTGCTCCGCCTAAAAGGTTTAAGAAAGAAAAAGCACTTTATCATTATGAAATTGTATCAAGCCTAGAGGACTTACCCATTTTAAAAACTTGGAGTTTAGACGCTGCACCTTTCATCACTATGGGGCAAGTTTATACGCAAAGCCTTGATAAAAGTCAAAATAATCTTGGAATGTATCGTTTGCAAGTAAGTGGCAAAAACGAGCTTTTAATGCACTGGCAAATTCATAAAGATGGGGCATTATTTTATAACGAATACAAAAAAGCAGGACTTTCTAAAATGCCCGTTAGCATAGCCATAGGAGGCGACCCGCTTTACATTTGGTGTGGGCAAGCACCGCTTCCAAAGGGTATTTTTGAGCTTTTGCTTTATGGCTTTATCAAAAAGCAAAATGCAAGGCTTACACCGTGTGAAAATGGGATTTTCGTGCCTTATGATAGTGATTTTGTGATTGAGGGTTATGTGGATTTAGAAAATTTTAAGCTTGAAGGTCCTTTTGGCGACCATACAGGCTTTTATACCCCACCTGAGCTTTTTCCTGTGATGAAAGTCGATAAAATTTATGCAAAAAAAGACGCCGTCTATCAAGCCACTGTGGTTGGAAAGCCACCTTTAGAAGATAGAGTGATGGGGCTTGGGACTGAACGCATTTTTTTACCACTTTTGCAAACAACTACTCCTGATTTAATCGACTATAAAATGCCAGAAAATGGCGTCTTTCACAATCTCATCTTAGCTAAAATTCACACGCACTACCCAGCCCACGCACAGCAAATTATGCACGCACTTTGGGGTGTGGGGCAAATGAGTTTTGTGAAACACGCTCTTTTTGTGGATAAAGACGCCCCCAATTTGGAAGATTATGAGAGCTTAATCCCCTATATTTTAAACCGCTTTGATGTAAATAAAATTTATATCTCACAAGGCATTTGCGACCAGCTTGACCACGCTTCTCCTAATGCTTGTTTTGGCGGTAAGGCAGCCCTTGATGCAACTTGTCATTTTAAGGCAGAAGAGCTTGAAATCTTAAGCGATGAAATGCTAAAAAGTCTTTTTGAAAAAGAATTACAAATCCACGCTTTAAAGCAGTTTTATACAGAGTGTAAAAGCCCTATTGTGTGCATTTTGCTGGATAAAAAAGAAAAGATTGAAGAAAGTTTTACCAAGCTTTTAAAATACAAAAAGCATTTTAGAATTTGCGTCTTTTTAGATAAAGAAAATCACCTAGAAAACCCTTATATGCTAGTATGGAGAGTGGTTAATAATCTAGACGCACAAAGAGACATTTTTATCCAAAATGAGCGCGTAGGCTTAAATGCCACAGCGAAAAACGAATTTGAAGACTATCAAAGAAAATGGCCAAAGCAAACAGACTGCTCTCAAAAAGTAGTGGAAAATCTCATCTTGCGTAATATTATCGAGGAAGACACAAAGCTTTTTAAACAATTTGAAATTTTTGGCTAA
- the recR gene encoding recombination mediator RecR, whose translation MAYKGLEKFNELVESFANLPTIGKKTAIRLALYICMQNPLEGMKLSHNIENALRFIKNCKQCGALSENELCEICTDTQRDESLICLVENAKDVLILEESGGYNGFYFVLDELNEEKLNKLKAMIEKLKSKELIFAFTHSVHSDATIFFIEENLKNLELKFSKIAQGIPSGVNLENVDFISLHRAMNFRTKIH comes from the coding sequence ATGGCTTATAAGGGCTTAGAAAAATTTAACGAACTTGTTGAAAGCTTTGCTAATCTTCCCACCATAGGCAAAAAAACGGCAATTCGCCTAGCCCTATATATCTGTATGCAAAATCCTTTAGAAGGTATGAAACTCTCACACAATATAGAAAATGCCCTAAGATTTATCAAAAATTGCAAACAATGCGGTGCTTTGAGCGAAAATGAGCTTTGTGAAATTTGCACGGATACTCAAAGAGATGAAAGTCTCATTTGTCTTGTAGAAAACGCTAAAGATGTTTTGATTTTAGAAGAAAGCGGAGGGTATAATGGCTTTTATTTCGTCCTTGATGAATTAAACGAGGAAAAATTAAATAAACTTAAAGCAATGATAGAAAAATTAAAAAGCAAAGAGCTTATTTTTGCATTTACGCATAGCGTTCATTCTGATGCAACAATCTTTTTTATAGAAGAAAATTTAAAAAATTTAGAGCTTAAATTTAGTAAGATAGCACAAGGAATTCCAAGCGGAGTAAATTTGGAAAATGTCGATTTCATCTCTTTACACCGCGCTATGAATTTCCGCACTAAAATTCACTAA
- a CDS encoding ArsS family sensor histidine kinase, with amino-acid sequence MIQTYTIRSKLIILFTLTFIIVCVLFVVLLQIEGNAYNEKVNAKQADLIKFLVASKKRSYLNNDLKKDLENMGFKKLEPNSLTQSIHKKAEKLFEARESDCSFSSLLYHHNIYLSINCEHFSGIFKQKDNDRIYGLLLTSFFFFAFLFIFMYFSVLNSLKPFKKLKNEIIKINSNETPDFKDYSKDEIGMIALEFDKAYRKNQDLIHSRQLFLRTIMHELKTPIGKGRIIAEMTKDEKQKIRLIEIFERMNNLINEFAKIENLFSKNYNLILENHHFSTFLNEAKNSLLRDDFDKVIKINLHNDPIINADIEIFSLIIKNLLDNALKYSTNGTCELECFEHYFVIKNQGQALEHSLEFYTKAFTRDKNTKDKEGMGLGLYIIYEVCKLHNFELKYAFKEHTHHFKIFFGENNGL; translated from the coding sequence ATGATACAAACTTATACAATACGATCTAAACTTATAATCCTCTTTACCCTTACCTTTATCATCGTTTGTGTTCTTTTTGTCGTGCTTTTACAGATAGAAGGAAATGCTTATAATGAAAAGGTTAATGCCAAACAGGCAGATCTTATTAAATTTTTAGTCGCTAGTAAAAAAAGAAGTTATTTAAACAATGACCTTAAAAAAGACCTTGAAAATATGGGCTTTAAAAAGCTAGAACCAAACTCTCTCACACAAAGTATCCATAAAAAAGCCGAAAAGCTTTTTGAGGCTAGGGAAAGCGACTGCTCTTTTTCTTCTTTACTTTATCATCATAATATTTATCTTAGCATTAACTGTGAGCATTTTAGTGGAATTTTCAAGCAAAAAGATAACGATAGAATTTATGGACTTTTACTTACTAGCTTTTTCTTTTTTGCCTTTTTATTTATCTTTATGTATTTTTCCGTATTAAATTCCCTAAAGCCTTTTAAAAAGCTTAAAAATGAAATCATTAAAATTAATAGCAATGAAACGCCCGATTTTAAAGACTACTCCAAAGATGAAATAGGTATGATAGCCCTAGAATTTGACAAGGCTTATCGCAAAAATCAAGACCTTATCCACTCAAGACAGCTTTTTTTAAGAACCATTATGCACGAACTTAAAACGCCTATTGGTAAGGGTAGAATTATCGCCGAAATGACCAAAGATGAAAAGCAAAAAATACGCCTTATAGAAATTTTTGAAAGAATGAATAATCTCATTAACGAATTTGCTAAAATAGAAAATCTTTTTTCAAAAAATTATAATCTTATCCTTGAAAATCACCATTTTAGCACCTTTTTAAATGAAGCAAAAAATTCCCTTTTAAGAGATGATTTTGACAAAGTGATAAAAATCAATTTGCACAATGACCCTATTATTAATGCAGATATAGAAATTTTTTCTCTCATTATCAAAAATCTTTTAGATAATGCCCTTAAATACTCCACAAATGGCACTTGTGAGCTAGAGTGTTTTGAACATTATTTTGTGATTAAAAATCAAGGACAAGCCCTAGAACATTCTTTAGAATTTTACACCAAAGCCTTTACGCGTGATAAAAACACAAAAGATAAAGAGGGTATGGGACTTGGACTTTATATCATTTATGAAGTGTGTAAATTACACAACTTTGAGTTAAAATACGCATTTAAAGAACACACGCATCATTTTAAGATTTTTTTTGGAGAAAATAATGGCTTATAA
- the yedF gene encoding sulfurtransferase-like selenium metabolism protein YedF has product MEITYTLDIQGEACPMPALATVEVLPQLKKGEVLEVLCDCPQSIHSIPNDVKNRGCRVLEIDQDGPTLRFLIQKI; this is encoded by the coding sequence ATTGAAATCACCTACACACTTGATATACAGGGCGAGGCTTGTCCTATGCCAGCCCTTGCGACTGTGGAGGTATTGCCACAGTTAAAAAAAGGAGAGGTTTTAGAGGTGCTTTGCGATTGCCCACAAAGCATTCATTCTATCCCAAATGATGTGAAAAATAGGGGATGTAGGGTGCTTGAAATCGATCAGGACGGACCAACCTTGCGTTTTTTAATCCAAAAAATTTAG
- a CDS encoding response regulator transcription factor has protein sequence MMKVLMIEDDADFAQLLSEYLVQFNINITNYESPKNALNGGLDGYDCLILDLTLPGIDGLEVCKEIRAKSHIPIIISSARGDLSDKVMGLQIGADDYLPKPYDPKEMYARIMSLVRRSRRLEEDTKENINSDFKVDKRRHEISCNGRTLTLTPAEYEILEYLISQHGLSISREQLVSHCKSLRDRDSKSLDVIIGRLRTKIGDNSRAPKYIFSVRGIGYKLVG, from the coding sequence ATGATGAAAGTTTTAATGATAGAAGATGATGCGGATTTTGCTCAGTTGCTTTCTGAATATTTGGTGCAGTTTAATATTAACATCACAAATTACGAATCTCCTAAAAACGCCCTAAATGGCGGACTTGATGGATATGATTGCCTTATTTTAGACTTAACTTTACCGGGCATTGATGGGCTTGAAGTGTGTAAAGAGATAAGGGCAAAAAGCCATATCCCCATTATCATCTCTTCTGCTAGGGGTGATTTAAGCGATAAGGTTATGGGACTTCAAATCGGTGCTGATGATTATCTGCCAAAGCCTTACGATCCTAAAGAAATGTATGCAAGGATTATGAGTCTAGTTCGCCGTAGCAGAAGATTAGAAGAGGACACTAAAGAAAATATCAATTCCGATTTTAAGGTTGATAAGAGGCGCCATGAAATTTCTTGTAATGGTCGCACTCTAACCTTAACTCCAGCCGAGTATGAAATTTTAGAATACCTCATCTCTCAACACGGACTTTCCATCTCAAGAGAGCAGCTAGTAAGCCATTGCAAAAGCTTAAGAGATAGGGACTCCAAAAGCCTTGATGTCATTATAGGACGCTTAAGAACTAAAATAGGTGATAATTCAAGAGCACCAAAATACATCTTTTCTGTTAGAGGTATAGGGTATAAACTCGTAGGATGA
- a CDS encoding FxsA family protein: MKLSLGAPFLVVELIACAVFIIAFGFGNFLIFMLLSMIAGVVLLALFWRNMLSFQMGGFKDTLKQFAFVIAGFLFLIPGVLSSVFGILVLVFGLVFQAKVQANFYKKEPKKHSEEIIDVEIIEDRK; encoded by the coding sequence ATGAAGCTTTCTTTGGGTGCGCCCTTTCTTGTCGTTGAACTCATCGCTTGTGCGGTCTTTATCATCGCTTTTGGTTTTGGAAATTTTTTGATTTTTATGCTTTTAAGTATGATAGCTGGAGTCGTGCTTTTAGCACTCTTTTGGAGAAATATGCTTAGTTTTCAAATGGGTGGTTTTAAGGACACTTTAAAGCAATTTGCCTTTGTGATAGCGGGATTTTTATTTTTAATCCCGGGCGTTTTGAGTTCTGTTTTTGGAATTTTAGTGCTTGTTTTTGGGCTTGTTTTTCAGGCGAAAGTGCAAGCAAATTTTTATAAAAAAGAGCCAAAAAAGCATAGCGAAGAAATCATCGATGTAGAAATTATCGAGGATAGAAAATGA
- a CDS encoding DNA methyltransferase: MKDLKEIFEKLKNDEKFRSAFKEDSVREELLKPLLDKLGFIDKGLDKNATLEILRSQTLQKPTITGSNSKTKTYITPDYTLYLNGEVHCVLDAKAPNQNIEKGSKNEAQVFYYAINDALRAPFYALCNGLEFKLFQVGHKKAILECDLEVLFDEDYHFDTLKYYLSMELKALSSTFIINQQNDEWYLSKKLPDPVSFPQKQAKARYFGCVAYFTRQSWDVVKNNINHFTARGDVVLDPFGGSGVSAIEALMTGRQGIHTDLNPLSIFMTKALCAKISLSDLSYLSEEILKEFELLRPKNEKEAKKLLKDASYYPNAINEDFGEMASIEKQEKVLWIPKDELLAKGSDVNSVLKLFSPLQLAELALLRKLIFKHTSKTRDKQIWKKRKNLRLALLLAFYNTLSLINLTYHKTPNGGGNYFAFYYRYRLAPKPTFLDTAKTFERKVKRVIKGKSELEYSPEFYEAYLAPLSGVIKDFKSSFLEKRKEDLDRTNSLLEHFNGDKIFQADATKLKEIQNQSVDFIYTDPPYGAKIPYLDLSVMWNAWLDLDVDLSTREKECIEKGSLDKGREEYKSLMVASLKEMYRVLKYNRWLAFVFQHQDLQLWQILVEEAQKIGFEYVGSIRQSNGQTSFKKRQYSFTVLSGQLIMYFKKVKDPKHLTKAELGDDILGFVLNHIEALIVKNDGASLEEIYGSINIKALELGFLHTLAKEYMDLTPFINENFDYDETSEKYHIKKGQKLRGHDIPIEQRARYFILSYLRSAKRQYKSVSFDDICLECIPMMQNGVTPSKDMIRDILEKIAIKYDNDKWVLGDENATLFKPEELI, from the coding sequence ATGAAAGATTTGAAAGAAATTTTTGAAAAGCTGAAAAATGATGAGAAATTTAGAAGTGCTTTTAAAGAAGACTCTGTGCGTGAAGAGCTTCTTAAGCCCCTTTTAGACAAACTAGGCTTCATCGATAAAGGACTGGATAAAAACGCTACACTTGAAATTTTAAGAAGTCAAACTCTACAAAAGCCCACAATCACAGGCTCAAATTCTAAAACAAAAACTTATATCACGCCTGATTATACTTTGTATCTTAACGGCGAGGTGCACTGCGTTTTAGACGCTAAAGCACCTAATCAAAACATAGAAAAAGGGAGCAAAAACGAAGCACAGGTTTTTTACTATGCTATCAATGACGCCTTACGCGCTCCTTTTTACGCCCTTTGTAATGGCTTGGAATTTAAGCTTTTCCAAGTAGGACATAAAAAGGCTATTTTGGAGTGTGATTTAGAAGTTCTTTTTGATGAGGATTATCATTTTGACACTTTAAAATACTATCTAAGCATGGAGTTAAAGGCATTAAGCTCCACCTTTATCATTAACCAACAAAACGATGAGTGGTATTTGAGCAAAAAGCTACCAGACCCCGTATCTTTTCCACAAAAGCAAGCAAAGGCACGGTATTTTGGCTGTGTGGCATATTTCACAAGGCAAAGCTGGGATGTGGTAAAAAATAATATTAATCATTTTACAGCAAGAGGTGATGTAGTGCTAGATCCTTTTGGAGGCAGTGGAGTAAGTGCTATTGAAGCTTTGATGACTGGTAGGCAAGGAATTCACACGGATTTAAATCCTCTTTCTATCTTTATGACAAAAGCCTTGTGTGCGAAGATTAGTTTAAGCGACTTATCTTATTTAAGTGAGGAAATTTTAAAAGAATTTGAGCTACTTCGCCCTAAAAATGAAAAAGAGGCTAAAAAGCTTTTAAAAGACGCTTCATACTATCCTAACGCCATAAATGAGGATTTTGGAGAAATGGCAAGTATAGAAAAACAAGAAAAAGTGCTATGGATACCCAAAGATGAGCTTTTGGCTAAGGGTAGTGATGTAAATAGCGTTTTAAAGCTTTTTAGCCCTTTACAATTAGCAGAGCTTGCCCTACTTAGAAAACTCATCTTTAAGCACACAAGTAAAACAAGGGATAAGCAAATTTGGAAAAAAAGGAAAAATTTAAGACTGGCTTTGCTGCTAGCGTTTTATAATACTTTAAGCTTGATTAATTTGACTTATCATAAAACTCCAAATGGAGGGGGAAATTATTTTGCTTTCTATTATCGCTACCGCCTTGCTCCTAAACCTACTTTTTTAGATACTGCTAAAACCTTTGAAAGAAAAGTCAAAAGAGTGATAAAGGGTAAAAGTGAGCTAGAATACTCACCTGAATTTTATGAGGCATATTTGGCACCCTTAAGTGGAGTGATAAAGGACTTTAAAAGCTCTTTTTTAGAAAAAAGAAAGGAAGATTTAGATAGGACAAATTCCCTTTTAGAACATTTTAACGGCGATAAAATCTTCCAAGCTGACGCGACAAAATTAAAAGAAATTCAAAATCAAAGCGTGGATTTCATCTATACAGATCCTCCTTATGGTGCGAAAATCCCCTATTTAGATCTTAGTGTGATGTGGAATGCTTGGCTTGATTTAGATGTCGATTTAAGCACGAGGGAAAAAGAGTGCATAGAAAAGGGGAGTTTAGATAAGGGGCGAGAGGAGTATAAAAGCCTTATGGTAGCAAGCCTTAAAGAAATGTATAGAGTGCTAAAATACAATAGGTGGCTTGCCTTTGTCTTTCAGCATCAAGACTTGCAACTTTGGCAAATTTTAGTCGAGGAAGCACAAAAAATAGGCTTTGAATATGTAGGAAGCATAAGGCAGAGTAATGGACAGACAAGCTTTAAAAAAAGGCAATATTCTTTTACCGTGTTAAGCGGACAGCTTATAATGTATTTTAAAAAGGTTAAAGACCCTAAGCATTTGACAAAAGCAGAGCTTGGCGATGATATTTTGGGCTTTGTGTTAAACCATATCGAAGCATTGATAGTTAAAAATGATGGAGCGAGTTTAGAAGAAATTTATGGTTCTATTAATATTAAGGCACTAGAGCTTGGCTTTTTGCATACTCTAGCAAAAGAATATATGGACTTAACTCCCTTTATTAATGAAAATTTTGATTATGATGAAACAAGTGAAAAATACCACATTAAAAAAGGGCAAAAGCTAAGAGGACACGATATCCCTATCGAGCAAAGGGCGCGTTATTTCATACTTTCTTATTTAAGAAGTGCGAAAAGGCAATATAAAAGCGTGAGCTTTGATGATATATGCCTTGAGTGCATACCGATGATGCAAAATGGCGTAACGCCAAGTAAAGATATGATAAGAGACATTTTAGAAAAAATAGCCATCAAATACGACAATGATAAATGGGTATTAGGAGATGAAAACGCCACTTTATTTAAACCAGAAGAGCTTATTTAA